Proteins from a genomic interval of bacterium:
- a CDS encoding MFS transporter — translation MWAVSATVRKLGILWALYFVQGLPFGFQATALPVYLREAGLSLTAIGFATALSLPWMLKAFWAPLVDRFGSKSFGRRRSWILPLEVVLASLCIFAAFLDPGSDLKTLLALVFLMNLAAATMDIAVDGLAIDLLTLPELGKGNIAQVVGYKIGMLTGGGLLVWASGKIGWQGLFLSMAGLVFLVAIVTSAYRERDLSDPHVPTSPLEHPTMSAVLRLLKESFATRGTAWLIIFIGTYKLGENMADTMFKPFLVDAGFAREQIGLWVGTWGMLFSILGSVAGGLLASRIRMLHAVGLAAAFRVLPVIGEWWLTVVEPTSERVLAVTCAEHFFGGALTTALFAYMMARVDKRIGATHYTLLASVEVWGKVPAAWVSGAITQATSYTFIFGLAAVLSLLFLSLLAPVGKHEPERLKTRSSQP, via the coding sequence ATGTGGGCCGTGAGCGCGACTGTTCGGAAGCTGGGCATCCTCTGGGCGCTCTATTTCGTCCAGGGGTTGCCGTTCGGCTTTCAGGCGACCGCTCTGCCGGTGTACTTGCGCGAGGCCGGTCTTTCGCTGACCGCGATCGGCTTTGCCACCGCGTTGTCTTTACCCTGGATGCTCAAGGCATTCTGGGCCCCGCTGGTCGACCGCTTCGGCTCGAAGAGCTTCGGCCGCAGGCGCTCGTGGATCTTGCCGCTCGAAGTCGTGCTCGCGTCGCTGTGCATCTTTGCGGCGTTCCTGGATCCGGGCTCGGATTTGAAAACCCTGCTGGCGCTCGTCTTCCTGATGAACCTGGCCGCGGCCACCATGGACATCGCGGTCGACGGGCTGGCGATTGACCTGCTGACGTTGCCCGAGCTCGGCAAGGGCAACATCGCCCAGGTCGTCGGCTACAAGATCGGCATGCTGACCGGCGGCGGGTTGCTAGTCTGGGCGAGCGGCAAGATCGGCTGGCAGGGGCTCTTCCTCTCGATGGCGGGGCTGGTCTTCCTGGTCGCGATCGTCACCTCCGCCTACCGCGAGCGCGATCTTTCCGACCCACACGTGCCGACCTCGCCCCTCGAGCACCCGACGATGAGCGCCGTTCTCAGGCTGCTCAAGGAGTCGTTCGCGACGCGCGGCACCGCGTGGCTCATCATTTTCATCGGCACCTACAAGCTGGGCGAGAACATGGCCGACACCATGTTCAAACCGTTTCTGGTCGATGCCGGATTCGCGCGCGAGCAGATTGGATTGTGGGTGGGCACGTGGGGGATGCTGTTCTCGATCCTGGGCTCGGTTGCGGGCGGTTTGCTTGCGAGTCGCATCCGCATGCTGCACGCGGTCGGCCTCGCGGCGGCGTTTCGGGTCCTGCCGGTGATCGGGGAGTGGTGGCTGACCGTTGTCGAGCCGACCTCCGAGCGCGTGCTGGCGGTGACCTGCGCCGAGCATTTCTTCGGCGGCGCGCTCACTACGGCGCTCTTTGCCTACATGATGGCACGGGTCGACAAGCGCATCGGTGCCACCCACTACACGCTCCTGGCCTCGGTCGAGGTCTGGGGCAAGGTGCCGGCGGCCTGGGTCTCGGGGGCGATCACCCAGGCCACCTCCTACACCTTCATCTTCGGCCTGGCGGCCGTCCTGTCCCTGCTGTTCTTGAGCTTGCTGGCGCCGGTCGGCAAGCACGAGCCCGAGCGTTTGAAGACGCGAAGCAGCCAGCCATAA
- a CDS encoding DNA topoisomerase IV subunit A: MRAATKTVRGKASTRAKTARTKKKAASPKRVVATAVVPKIRGEAKKVHSKILTRKTPSLRFPVRSLSNVVYRAKKGYFEIKGKKKERTLTVGTVKTFAQTLRMMAFSKELVETDDIATKREAYYVSKNWDECRFKEQPESDTVMEDVEALFGVNREQLGFIPEEKGGDVAGELVVIDHDRETGEILRIDCTKFGSGAYSIPISVEELAFETSADFILAIETAGMFQRLVKHAYWRSANCILVSMGGVPTRACRRFIRRLADERKLPVYVFVDGDPYGYSNIYRTLKVGSGNAAHMNEFFCVPQARFLGVTPQDIVDYKLPTHPLKDVDIKRAKDALKNDPFVRHHKPWQEALERQIKMGVRVEQQALAKHGLNYVIDEYLPQKMANTKAFLP; the protein is encoded by the coding sequence ATGCGCGCAGCGACAAAGACCGTTCGTGGCAAGGCCTCAACGCGCGCGAAGACCGCGAGGACCAAGAAGAAGGCCGCGAGTCCGAAGCGGGTTGTGGCGACTGCGGTGGTTCCGAAGATTCGAGGTGAGGCAAAGAAGGTACACTCGAAAATCCTTACCCGCAAGACGCCGTCGCTCAGATTTCCGGTCCGTAGCCTCTCGAATGTCGTCTACCGCGCCAAGAAGGGCTACTTCGAGATCAAGGGCAAGAAGAAAGAGCGCACGCTCACGGTCGGCACCGTCAAGACGTTCGCCCAGACGCTGCGTATGATGGCGTTCTCGAAAGAGCTGGTCGAGACCGACGATATCGCCACCAAGCGGGAGGCCTACTACGTCTCGAAGAACTGGGACGAATGCCGGTTCAAGGAGCAGCCGGAGAGCGACACCGTGATGGAAGACGTCGAGGCGCTGTTTGGCGTCAACCGCGAGCAGCTCGGCTTCATCCCCGAGGAGAAGGGCGGCGACGTCGCCGGCGAGCTCGTGGTGATCGACCACGATCGCGAGACTGGCGAAATCTTGCGCATCGATTGCACCAAGTTCGGCAGCGGGGCCTACTCGATCCCGATCTCGGTCGAAGAGCTCGCCTTCGAGACCTCGGCCGACTTCATCCTGGCGATCGAGACCGCGGGCATGTTCCAGCGGCTGGTAAAGCACGCCTACTGGCGCAGTGCCAACTGCATCCTGGTATCCATGGGCGGCGTGCCGACCCGCGCCTGCCGGCGGTTCATCCGCAGGCTCGCCGACGAGCGCAAGCTCCCGGTCTATGTGTTCGTCGACGGCGACCCCTATGGCTACTCGAACATCTATCGCACGCTCAAAGTGGGCTCGGGCAACGCCGCCCACATGAACGAGTTCTTCTGCGTTCCTCAGGCGCGCTTTCTGGGCGTGACGCCCCAGGACATCGTCGACTACAAGCTGCCCACCCACCCCTTGAAGGATGTCGACATCAAGCGGGCCAAGGACGCGCTCAAGAACGACCCCTTCGTTCGGCATCACAAGCCCTGGCAGGAGGCCCTCGAGCGCCAGATCAAGATGGGCGTGCGCGTCGAGCAGCAGGCACTGGCCAAGCACGGCTTGAATTACGTCATCGACGAGTATCTGCCGCAGAAGATGGCGAACACCAAGGCTTTTCTGCCCTGA